From the genome of Psychroserpens ponticola, one region includes:
- a CDS encoding queuosine precursor transporter, which translates to MTLKDKLAAQKIYLFLAALFITSLVVSNLIFQKFFYWYPFDVEIFGAKLFEISVGILPYPITFLITDLISEIYGKKRANQVVVSGIFASLFSLFIILVSSNMPATSWSYVNDETFSNVFGNSAIAVFASMITYLFAQFVDIQIYHFWKHLTKGKHLWLRNNFSTWFSQFVDTFTILTLLCSFGIIPWKNFEGLLISGFLFKVIVAALDTPFLYLGVYLFRKRFGLKVNEEIELI; encoded by the coding sequence ATGACCTTAAAAGATAAACTAGCTGCACAAAAAATCTATTTGTTCTTAGCTGCTCTGTTTATCACGTCTTTAGTCGTTTCAAATCTTATATTTCAAAAGTTTTTTTATTGGTATCCATTTGATGTAGAAATTTTTGGTGCCAAGTTATTTGAGATTTCTGTTGGCATACTTCCTTATCCTATTACATTTTTAATTACAGATTTAATTAGTGAGATTTACGGAAAAAAGAGAGCGAACCAAGTCGTTGTATCTGGAATTTTTGCATCTCTATTTTCATTATTTATCATTTTAGTGTCAAGTAATATGCCAGCAACCTCTTGGTCGTATGTTAATGACGAAACGTTTTCAAATGTATTTGGTAATTCAGCGATAGCAGTATTTGCAAGTATGATTACCTATTTGTTTGCACAATTTGTAGATATTCAAATCTATCATTTTTGGAAGCATCTTACTAAAGGTAAACACCTTTGGTTAAGAAATAATTTTTCAACTTGGTTTTCTCAGTTTGTAGATACGTTTACCATTTTAACATTATTATGTTCGTTTGGAATTATTCCTTGGAAAAACTTCGAAGGCTTACTCATCAGTGGCTTTCTATTCAAAGTAATCGTTGCAGCATTAGATACGCCATTTTTATATTTAGGTGTGTATCTTTTCAGAAAACGTTTTGGCTTAAAAGTCAATGAAGAAATTGAATTGATCTAA
- the folK gene encoding 2-amino-4-hydroxy-6-hydroxymethyldihydropteridine diphosphokinase, protein MNSPNHVYIALGSNKGDRIKHLQDAVNLIFEEIGKVNSIAKVYNTPAFGFEGDDFLNTCLYAETECSAEAVLDKLLQIETKLGRSRTISETYEARTIDLDVLFYNDEIIDSKTLKVPHPELQKRKFVLHPLHDIASKLKHPVLEQTVAELLEACEDVSDIVPIKIWLKNPTKRFNFSNQNYIAIEGNIGAGKTSLAYKISQDFNAKLILERFADNPFLPKFYEEPQRYAFTLEMSFLADRYQQISDDLSQLDLFKDFMVSDYDIYKSLIFSKITLPEDEFKLYRKLFYLMYKDIAKPDLYVYLYQNTERLQENIKKRGRDYEQNIESEYLEKINSGYLDFLKNQTELNVKIIDVSEKDFVKNRADYLWLLNEICTA, encoded by the coding sequence ATGAATTCACCTAACCACGTTTACATAGCTCTTGGAAGTAATAAAGGCGACAGAATTAAACATCTGCAGGACGCTGTGAATTTGATTTTTGAAGAAATTGGAAAAGTGAATAGCATTGCTAAAGTCTATAATACTCCAGCTTTTGGGTTTGAAGGCGATGATTTTTTAAACACCTGTCTCTATGCTGAAACTGAATGTTCTGCGGAAGCTGTTTTAGACAAACTGTTGCAAATTGAAACCAAATTAGGACGTTCAAGAACAATTTCTGAAACCTATGAAGCCAGAACGATTGACTTAGACGTGTTGTTTTATAATGATGAGATCATAGATTCAAAAACACTGAAGGTTCCGCATCCTGAATTGCAAAAACGAAAGTTTGTATTACATCCTTTACATGATATCGCTTCAAAGTTGAAACATCCTGTTTTGGAACAAACGGTTGCAGAGTTATTAGAAGCCTGTGAGGATGTTAGTGATATTGTACCAATTAAGATTTGGTTGAAGAATCCAACAAAGCGATTTAATTTTTCGAATCAGAATTATATTGCTATTGAAGGAAATATTGGAGCTGGTAAAACAAGTTTGGCTTATAAAATATCACAAGATTTTAATGCTAAGTTGATTTTAGAGCGTTTTGCGGATAATCCGTTTTTGCCAAAATTTTATGAAGAACCACAGCGTTATGCGTTTACTTTAGAAATGTCTTTTCTTGCCGATCGTTATCAGCAAATAAGTGATGATTTATCACAATTAGATTTGTTTAAAGATTTTATGGTAAGTGATTACGATATTTATAAGTCGCTTATTTTTTCAAAAATCACGTTGCCTGAAGATGAATTCAAACTCTATAGAAAACTATTTTATTTGATGTATAAGGACATTGCAAAACCAGATTTATATGTCTATCTCTATCAAAACACAGAGCGTTTACAAGAGAATATCAAAAAACGTGGTCGTGATTACGAACAAAATATTGAAAGTGAATACTTAGAGAAAATTAATTCAGGCTATTTAGACTTTTTAAAAAATCAGACCGAACTCAATGTGAAAATCATTGATGTTTCTGAAAAGGATTTTGTGAAAAATCGAGCAGACTATTTGTGGCTGCTTAATGAGATTTGTACTGCATGA
- a CDS encoding GyrI-like domain-containing protein, with product MMKHRIEVIEDRLIVGMKTQTSVLTINEKTKQLAKLFMPRRHEVASRIGEHVFSIQDYGDNYSPTDFNSEFDKWVAVEVKDSNDLPEGMDSFIIKSGTYVVFSFKGSVSEFPKSRAYIFQEWLPNSEYQLDPKAHFEILSENYSKDLQNIEEDIWIPVRKK from the coding sequence ATGATGAAACATCGTATTGAAGTTATTGAAGATCGATTGATTGTTGGTATGAAAACCCAAACATCTGTTTTAACTATAAATGAAAAGACGAAGCAATTAGCAAAATTGTTTATGCCTAGACGACATGAAGTAGCTTCAAGAATTGGGGAACATGTGTTTTCTATTCAAGATTATGGTGACAATTATTCGCCTACTGATTTCAATTCAGAATTTGATAAATGGGTTGCAGTAGAGGTTAAAGACAGTAATGATTTACCTGAAGGAATGGATTCATTTATTATAAAATCTGGAACCTATGTTGTATTCAGTTTTAAAGGTTCTGTTTCTGAGTTTCCAAAAAGTAGAGCTTATATCTTTCAAGAGTGGTTGCCTAATTCTGAATATCAATTAGATCCAAAAGCACATTTTGAAATTTTAAGTGAAAATTATAGTAAAGATCTTCAGAATATTGAAGAAGATATTTGGATTCCTGTTAGGAAGAAATAG
- a CDS encoding RNA methyltransferase has protein sequence MRKLKNSELDRLNVDEFKLAEKTPLIIILDNIRSLNNIGSVFRTSDAFLVEKIYLCGITATPPHNDIRKTALGSTETVDWEYVEHTIELVDKLKTEGTSIISIEQAERATMLNDFKPKANQKYALVFGNEVKGVTQDVVNASDVVIEIPQFGTKHSLNISVSCGVVVWDVFSKMNSISS, from the coding sequence ATGAGAAAACTAAAAAACAGCGAACTTGACCGATTAAATGTCGACGAATTTAAATTGGCAGAAAAAACACCTCTTATTATTATTCTTGACAATATTAGAAGTCTAAACAATATTGGTTCAGTATTTAGAACTAGTGATGCATTTTTAGTTGAAAAAATTTATCTCTGTGGAATCACGGCAACACCTCCTCATAATGACATTAGAAAAACAGCTTTAGGAAGTACAGAAACCGTAGATTGGGAATATGTTGAACACACTATCGAATTAGTTGATAAATTAAAAACTGAAGGCACATCAATAATAAGCATTGAACAAGCTGAACGCGCGACAATGCTAAACGATTTTAAACCTAAAGCCAATCAAAAATATGCTTTAGTCTTTGGAAATGAAGTAAAAGGCGTGACTCAAGATGTGGTTAATGCAAGTGATGTTGTAATTGAGATTCCACAATTTGGAACCAAACACTCATTAAACATTTCAGTGAGTTGTGGTGTTGTGGTTTGGGATGTATTTAGTAAAATGAATTCTATTTCTTCCTAA